In Podarcis raffonei isolate rPodRaf1 chromosome 8, rPodRaf1.pri, whole genome shotgun sequence, the genomic window gaggcagaagtggaggggggtcaagaggcagagtaGAGACAGGGAATCTCCCCCTTGTGGTGCAACCTGTTTCCGTCCCCCTGGTGTCCCAGAACatgaagaggaatgaagagggcagagcaatgagAGACAAGACGAAAGAAATTCAGGTTGCTGGGGAAgaaggagccttagagagcggGGGATGTGGGGACCTACAGTTCTTGCTAacgcttcattggggcaagagaTACTGCGAAGACTTGTGTTCACTCAGCCTGCGCTGTTTGGTTTTCTTTGAGTAAAGAGTTAACATCGCTGACAACGGGTGTTTTATTGCACACCAACTCCAGCTCCTGATGTCCCATGAACTTCATATCTTCTACCTATAAAGCTTTGTTGCTTggcaaatgataataatattgcAGACGCTAGAAATTTTACAGAGGGCATGCCACTcttgttaaataaatgaatgcttcTAGTTAGGCCGGTCGCTTAACATTTTCCTGCTTCCTTTCTCTGCAGCGCACCAAGATCCACAATGGTGGAAGACTTTGAGGTAGCCATTTCTCAGGGCCAATTAGCAGGCGCTGTGTCGCACGTGCTGGCAAAACCACTGCACTTTTTCAACAGCACTCCACTCCACATTGCCGTAGTAGGAGAGCCCGGCTCCgggaagtcctccttcatcaatGCCATGCTGGGTCTTCGTGCCAATGACCCACGTGCCGCTGCGACTGGCATACAGATGACGACTGTGCAAGTCAAGGATTACCCACACCCGACACTCCCGCAAGTGATCCTTTGGGACCACCCCGGAAGGGGAACGCCAACCTTTGGAGAGGACAAATTTGAGAAGAAGGTCGATTTGAATCACTTTGATTTCTTTGTCATCGTCGGCTCCCAGCGCTTCCGCTCCACCCATTCTGACCTGGTCCGTGAGATCCAAGATATGGGCAAGAGCTTCTACTTTCTGCGCACCAAAGCAGACCTGGACCTGTCGGCCGCCAAGAGGCAACGGCCATCTGACTACAATGAGAAGAAGGTCCTCTTGCACATCCAGGAGGACTGCAAAGAGTGCTTGGTAAAAGAAGGAGTGAGGGACCCACAAGTCTTCATCGTCTCCAACTGGGAAGCCGACTGCTTTGACTTCCCCTTCCTGGAGGAAACACTGAAGAACGATCTCTTGCGGCTGAAGAGGCAAGCCTTTCTGCGCCGCTTCCCTAGCATCTGCCTGCCTATGttagagaaaaagaaaatcactGTGAAGGAGAAGATTTGGACCAAAAGGCTTGTTTTGCTGGTCACTCTTGGAAGCCcagttcccttccttctccccataTTTCTGTTTAGTAAGTTCCGCTCCTGGTGCTTCCTGGACTTTGGCCTGGACAATCCATCCCTTGCAGCTCTGGCCCAGTGTGTTGGAAAGACAAGCACAGCCCTTAAAGCAGCAATGCAGTCCCTGGGAATCTTCTCTGCCATTTTATGGGTGCTGCCTGACTTGGTGGGACTCTCAGTGATGGCTTATGAATATCACCACTGGGAGCATTTCCCCATCTTTGGCTGCCTTCTGTCTGTTGGGATTTCGCTTCTTCACACCTACTTCATGCTGCAGAAATGCATATCGGGtgctgctgatgacacccagaggGTTCTGGCCAAAGCTCTTGAGACAGAGGGGGGAAAGTCCATTTAGCAGCAAGCAGATGTGCTATGTTGACTAAGTGCTTGATATATAGAATCTGGCGAAATATACATGTTTCCATTTGTGTGTTTTATAAAACAAGCTCCCAGAAGACATGGCGAGCGCAAAGTCTGGGAATGTAAAAAGGCTTGTGTGTGTCCCAAGCTTTAAAATTGAACCCAGATGATTCAAAGTCTGCACTAAGAAAAGATCAATTCTCCCATCCGTATCATGAATGATAATAGAGCAAATTGGCATGAGTTATTCTGGATTTGCTAATCATGAAGAGgcagtgtggtttttttaaaaaaaacaaccaccaccaccaaaagacattaaaaaataataatcagatgatcaggttttttattttaaaaattccataaACATTAAGCTTCTCATAAAAAAACCTAAGTGAAATAATCTGAATGCAAGCATAATTAAATTAGTATCTCTACCCAATGTATGTGATGgggcatgggtggtgctgtggtctaaaccacagagcctagggcctgacgatcacaaggtcggcagttcgaatccctgcaacggggtgagctcccgttgttcggtccctgctcctgccaacctagcagttcgaaagcacatcaaagtgcaagtaaataaatagttaccgctccggcgggaaggtaaacagagtttctgtgcgctgctctggtttgccagaagtggcttagtcatgctggccacatgacccggaggctgtacgctggctccctcagccagtaaagcgagatgagcagcgcaaccccagagttgtctgtgactggacttaatgctcaggggtcccttaacttaACCTTTACCCAATGTATAAGAATTAAGACCAATACCAAAAGGAGACTTTGGGACAAATGGACTTTTTACTATATTTCTAATTCTTTCAGTCCCCAAATGAATTTTTCTGTATCTGATGGCAGACAAAAAACCAACCCACTAGTGTCCTATGTGAACCTGCTTGCAAGGATGATATCAAGCTGTAATTTATGCAGGCTGTAGCATTcactttctctcctctcctctctctctctctctctctctctctctctctctctctctctctctctagttctGCTACATTTACTTTTTACTTTAGGAACAGGAGTTAGCTCTGTATCACAAGTCCCATGCAACATCTATTTCACAATGTTCTTTCCCTCATACACACTCAAACTTAAGGAGGGCATTCAGCTAGACAGGAGCCTCCACAAGTGCATTTGTTaaatagaaagttgaggtaattttaatctgttttagtattttaactcttGCATATCTTAAAGCACGGCTGTAATTCCCCCccgtgattttattgttttatctttttgcaaaccgttttgaggttttattagaatcaagtggtgtataagcTTTTATGAAATAAACTAATTGGTTAAAATATTTTCCTTGCCACtgccaggatgtttgtgttataaTCAATGCTGCTTTCACATGGTCAGCTTTGGGAGCTGGAGCTCTTTCCACACATACACCCCGACTCCGTTTACTTGCAATCGGGCAGGCAGGTAGCAACTGCATCTGCAAAGCCAAATGAGAAGTGTCTGCAGGGGGGATTTCTTGTCCCACGCTCTGAGTGCCAGCAGTGGctattttaatctgaaatcttttgACACATGGTACTGCGGTAAGAATTCAGaaacccaatcaggacccagcaCAGTCCAAGAAAGGATTtgcaagaaggaggaggaccTACAGCAACCCCACTAACTTTCGTTTTCTCAGAAATCACCTGTTTGAGCAGAGCTGTGTgttgggcaggggagggggagaggggaactTGTAAACAGTATCTAATTTCTGCTCCAAGATATTAAAAACCCAAAGCTACTTTCCCCTTTCAAGGTTATGCAGGATAAAAAGTTGCAAATCATCACCAGCCGAGCATTTAGTTAGAAATATGTGCCTGTACCTGTTTATTAGGCTTTTGTCGGAGATAAGCTCAAAGTACCTTGGTGATTTTAAACTGCATAGGGGTTTTCAGTCACTGTTCGGGGTCTCCCTTCagaagtatgtacagtggtacctcgggttaagtacttaattcgttctggaggtccattcttaacctgaagctgttcttaacctaaagcaccaattaaactaatggggcctcctgctgctgccgcgcaatttctgttctcatcctgaagcaaagttcttaacctgaagcactatttctgggttagcggagtctgtaacctgaagggtatgtaacctgaggtaccactgtatgtcattcCAAGATCAAAACCAGTGATCACTGCTGATCTTCAGTGCACAGCTACAACAAGGCACAGCCCATCTGTGAGTTTATGGACATTCCCAGTTCATGGAACTTGACAGTGAAACCTGACAGGTCTGAGCATGTGAACCAATATAACATCCCTTATGGTGCTTTTCCATTCTCAGCATTTTCTGCAATGCAAATGGGTCACGTGATCAATGATGTGCAGGAGGCCCTCAGTAGACAAGTTAGTGCTGAAGGGGCTCCCTAAGCAGAACAAAGTATCTCTGCACATGCTAATGAAATCCTTTcactgccaaccccccccccccaatctttttaATGCAAATAACAGGAGAGGTCTATGCAGAGAGAGGGTGGGAAGAAAGAACTTGACATACTTCAGACATGAGGCAGAACCTTGTTGTCATTGCATTCTTATATTAATAAGTCTGTGCCCAGTGCGCATCTGATGTACTGCAGATGCGGGTCTGGTTGTGCAACCAGGGACGCCACTGCCCTGATCAGCTGAATTCTCCTCTCATAGCACTGCTCTGCTCCCCCAGCTTGCCATTTACACCCCAGCCTAAGGATTTTATCCAATATACTCATGCTCAGAGCACaccaactgaaatgaatggacctgattaattggtttttttttaaaaaaaggaaatttctACGGTACTTTGCAAATATTCCACACAGCTGTAGTAAGAAGTGCCGACAACTCAGGTGCTTTTGAGACTGGCCCAGAGGCAACAACAGCACAGGTAAAAGATTACTTCCATGGGATGCTTCCACAGGTGATCCTTTGGGACTTCCCAAAAAAGGCAGCATCCCCGCTGGAAAACGGCTGCTTGGCCAGGAATGCGGCTTCGGCTGTTTGTTGCGATCTTATTTCATCCTCGCTGGCTACCTTCGCTTTCCTTTTTGCTTTTAGTAGTGTGAAggtcaggagggagagagggtataaaagggagacagagggagagagcaggACGGAGAAAAGCACGAGAAACCTCGAAGCAAAACCTCCGAGAAGAGGACTGAGCTTGGCTGCAAAAAATCGGTTCGGCAGCAGGTAAGGAGTTGAACTTTGCGTTTCTTTTTGAGCTTGTTTGCGTTAAAGGAGACTCTAAGCTCCTTGTTTGGTGGGTGACAGATAcaattgttgttgtcgtcgtctaccttttacctttttattgttattttttacctttttattattatattaaccaTTACATTATAGCTACTGTGATAtcatatatcatatcatattataaacaacaacaatattattaaCAATgatgttggagaaggctgcccttCTTCCCGCAGCAAAGGGAATAAATAACATGCCATCACCAGGGAGCAAGCAGAGCTCGTGCTACTAGTCCCCTCCCCCCGACAAGTTTAATAAAAGACGTTTATTAGCATTGCAATGCAGTTCACCCTATGGTCACCAGGTTTTTTTTCCAATGAACCCAGGGACACTTGTTTtgtctgtttttttctttgaagctgagtagcaacagggagtcagtcgtgaggatggtgaggcaaaagaccctgggccaaagcacacatgcatattgtactGGGAACGTCTGGCAACCCTACCCCACCCTCTTTGTCAGAGCGGGGAACGGGGTGCAGAACAGAGGAATGCAGCAACTTCTATTCTCCATGCCCCGAGTGCTGAAGAGGCAGAGACCATCTGGGCTGCCCCTTAGTGTACAAGCAAAGCATAAGAGATTTAAGTAACTGCCCTGAAGCCAATGCCACCCTTTTGCGTGTTAATTCAATACATCCCtctgcagaccccccccccagttccttcAAGAAAGAAGCAGGAACACGGCTGCGTCCCAGCACTTGCTGTTGTGTAAAAATGCTATCTGTGCACCACTTCTGATTAGAAAAACTGCATGGCAAGGGTTCAAGGCAGGACAGGGCAGAAGATGCTGGAGCTTCTCTTCCTTCTGGGTAGGTGCTGCCTAATGAGCCTGGATAGCTATGCgggttagaccatggtgctgataacaccaaggctgcaggtccctgcattgcaggggttggactggatgaccctcagggtcccttccaactctacagtactATGATTCTACGACTTTCCCGAGTCGCCCTCTCGGGGCTTTCTGTGTCCTTCCATGTCTGTGGTACCAAAGATGAAACTTCCCTTCTCCATGCACCTTAGTCCTGCTGCAAAATCGCCTCCCCATAtcaattcaaacaaacaaacaaaaccccactgATAACACCCCACACTTAATGTATCGTGCAGTTAGGTCCTCAGAATGTCTTTAATTCTAAAATCGATTTTATGCTCTTTTTTCCTTTAGCggtatttcattcatttattcattatatTTATATGGCTTTCGGTACAAGATAATGTTGCTGATAATGGGTTGTCTTCAACTAACatccactcagagtagacctattaaaattaatggaccttaggCATGGTTATTAATTTCATTGAGTCATCGCTGGGTAAAGGTTAGTTGACAAGAACCCAATGTGGATATTTTCCCCAGTACTGCCCTTTAAGAATATTTCTGGGATCTTTCTGCATCTCTTATTCCTACCCATTGACTCCTTTTTTTATCTCCCCCTTGGTGACATTTCTAAAAATATTCTTCATTTTATGGTGACTTTTGTGAAAGTGGCAGAACAAGGCTTGGGCAGAATATACTAGGGATATGCACAGTGcattggcttatttatttattgtgttttacCCAAAGTtttagcaaaaaaagagaggaatccttagtgtgtgtgtgtaaatgcttcCTTTAGTCAAatctctagagcaggcatggccaaacatggccctccagctgttttgggactacaactcccatcatcccaggctaAAAGGACTAGTGGTcattgatgatgggagttgtagttccaaaacagctggagggccacgtttggccatgcctgctctagaggaaTGAACAATTTGAGTTCAAAAAAGATCCACATCTCACATAAACATGTTTTAAGGGTTGTGTGTGAATGCATGCACATATAGATTTCTGAGAGATTGACAACAGGCACAATTCTTCACTTTATTGAAATACTACCAACTGCTGCTCAAACAACCCACTAGTCTCAGTGAATGCCCTAAGTAAATTGATTTTCCCACATAAACCATGGATTGTAAAGATGACCAGAAAAGTGTGTGGAAAGATATCATT contains:
- the LOC128418439 gene encoding interferon-inducible GTPase 5-like codes for the protein MVEDFEVAISQGQLAGAVSHVLAKPLHFFNSTPLHIAVVGEPGSGKSSFINAMLGLRANDPRAAATGIQMTTVQVKDYPHPTLPQVILWDHPGRGTPTFGEDKFEKKVDLNHFDFFVIVGSQRFRSTHSDLVREIQDMGKSFYFLRTKADLDLSAAKRQRPSDYNEKKVLLHIQEDCKECLVKEGVRDPQVFIVSNWEADCFDFPFLEETLKNDLLRLKRQAFLRRFPSICLPMLEKKKITVKEKIWTKRLVLLVTLGSPVPFLLPIFLFSKFRSWCFLDFGLDNPSLAALAQCVGKTSTALKAAMQSLGIFSAILWVLPDLVGLSVMAYEYHHWEHFPIFGCLLSVGISLLHTYFMLQKCISGAADDTQRVLAKALETEGGKSI